The stretch of DNA CTCTGATAGAGAATGCCGAAATCCCGCATGGTGCGCTCCAGTTCGGGAGAGCTCATTTCCCACAGGCTCGATCCGTTATAAAAGACTTTGCCCTTGGCCGGCCTCTGCAGGCCGATGAGGTGGCGAAGGAGCGTGCTTTTGCCGCACCCGCTTCCTCCCATTATAATGAAGATGTCCCCCCGGTTTATAGTAAAGGAGAGGTCCCGCTGAATCACGTTGTCGCCGTACGCCATGGTCAGGTTGTCGACCGTGATATGGGGGTTTGTCGGTTCTTTCATATAGAGTCCGTCTGATTGAAATCTTTCTTTCTCATAATCCCAGAAAATTGCAGATTACCGTAATTACCGCCGTGGCGACAATAATGGATACAATACCGGTGACCACGGCCGAGGTGGTGGCATCTCCGACCGCGGATGCGCTCCTTCCGCATTGCATGCCCCTCAAGCAGCCGGCAAGAGCGATGAGAATCCCGAACACGAGGCTGCTAAAGAGACCGATCAGAATATTCGTGAGGTTGACCGAGCTTCTGGTCTCGTTGAAGTACTCCGTGAGAGAGATATCGAATCCTGCCACGCTTACGATCAAACCTCCCAAGATCCCCATAAGGTCGGAATAGAGGGTAAGAAGGGGCATCATCACCGCCAGGGCGATAATTCTCGGGAGGACCAGAAATTCCATGGGCGATATACCCGCGGTCCGCAAGGCGTCGATCTCTTCATTGACCTGCATGGTTCCGATGCGGGCGGCAAAGGATGCCCCCGTTCTGCCGGCCATGATGATCCCCGTCATGATGGCCCCCATGGCGCGCGTCATTGCAATACCCACAAGATCGGCAATATAGATTTGGGCGCCGAACATTTTAAGCTGGATAGAGCCGACGAAGGCGAGTATAAGACCGACCAGTATGCTGATCAGAGAGACTATAGGCAGGGCGTCGGCCCCGCATTCCTGGAGGGTGACAAAGAAATCGGAGCGCCTGAAACGGGCTTTGCCCGTAATCATTTTAAAAAAGGCAAGAGCAGTCTCTCCGATAAAGGTCATCATGCCCAGAAAGGCACCCCAGAAGTTCGCCGCGGCGCTGCCCAATCCTGCGAGGAGCGACATCGTGACACTGTTTTTCAGCCCCTTTCGCTCCGGGACCGCCGTGGCAAGACTGAGCAGACGCTGGACCCCTTCGGGAAGTCCATCCCTCTCCAGGCTCTTTTCTTTTCGGTCGCATATATTGGCTACCTTTATAAGAAAGGTGAGAAGGGCGCTGTCCCAACCCCTGAGGTCCTCGGTTTCAAAGATAATTACGCCTATGCCCGGGTTCTTCTCCAACTCCGAGTCGATAGCTGCCGAGGAAGGAAGGCGGTTGCCGAGCTTCCACGCACCCGAAAGACGTACCGCAAGCGTTTTTCGGTCCTTTTGTACAAGTTCTAATCCGCTCTCGTTCTCTATCATGATTGGTCTTGCGGTCCCATCTGGTTCCCCGCGGTCTATTCTACAGTCTTTATTCCATTTTTTCAATTTGAAAAGATACTTCGCGCCCTTCTAGCGATGAGTGGTCACGCCTCTCTTGGGGCACATGGAAGTGAGAGGGCAGACGGAACACAGAGGGGAGACGGGTTTACAGATCTTCTGACCGAAAGCGACCAGGAGGGTGTTATATACGATCCAGTATTCCAGGGGCAGTACCTTTTCGAGGGCCTTTTCCGTCTCCAGGGGTTTTTTAGAAGCCACCAGTCCAAGGCGGTTGGATATTCTATGCACATGAGTATCGACGCATATCCCGAGTTTCCCATATCCCTCGTTCAGCACGAGATTTGCCGTCTTCCTCCCCACACCTTTTATTTTTAAAAGCTCATCGAGAGAATCAGGCACTATGCCGTGATAATCATTCAGAATGACTGCCGCGGTCTCTTTCAGCGTCCTTGCCTT from Syntrophorhabdaceae bacterium encodes:
- a CDS encoding ABC transporter permease, which encodes MIENESGLELVQKDRKTLAVRLSGAWKLGNRLPSSAAIDSELEKNPGIGVIIFETEDLRGWDSALLTFLIKVANICDRKEKSLERDGLPEGVQRLLSLATAVPERKGLKNSVTMSLLAGLGSAAANFWGAFLGMMTFIGETALAFFKMITGKARFRRSDFFVTLQECGADALPIVSLISILVGLILAFVGSIQLKMFGAQIYIADLVGIAMTRAMGAIMTGIIMAGRTGASFAARIGTMQVNEEIDALRTAGISPMEFLVLPRIIALAVMMPLLTLYSDLMGILGGLIVSVAGFDISLTEYFNETRSSVNLTNILIGLFSSLVFGILIALAGCLRGMQCGRSASAVGDATTSAVVTGIVSIIVATAVITVICNFLGL
- the nth gene encoding endonuclease III, with protein sequence MNGWSEAAIDELVSTLKEYLKEEVPVVTQISRKEQNPFLVLIGTLLSLRTKDETTDGAMKRLMEKARTPEEILALPLEEIERLIYPVGFYRVKARTLKETAAVILNDYHGIVPDSLDELLKIKGVGRKTANLVLNEGYGKLGICVDTHVHRISNRLGLVASKKPLETEKALEKVLPLEYWIVYNTLLVAFGQKICKPVSPLCSVCPLTSMCPKRGVTTHR